From Nostoc flagelliforme CCNUN1, a single genomic window includes:
- a CDS encoding ParM/StbA family protein: protein MTTTNTNQDKSSQVVQFILTADLGGSSTKAIAQIYPAGVPFALWMSPEVADVGEGSTKHLTVDALPDDSAWVRIGQEYSVLGSIAKREFAGTAALQDLKSEYALSKVAGLLWLAKRQINIDIHEMFLQILLPPGEEKNVQDLAKKFVLNYRQGVITPTGRMKIKINSFKILPEGTGIISFRNRALGNVFSQKNIGLLMLGHRNASFTLSEKGKVAKKESTDLRMNWVLQKFVERTSVGLSKDDPCIAAALVEASKGNFTALRNLSRRNTPSGINSDLELFKSVLEVVRDEYCRALLRWVKNHAGLDEVLICGGTGEFVRRELTQYFQTESIPIVWNGGVVIPKSLDTVGLGERLADVWATHISYVRVLDENFCYERKQKLVPDSYSPAVNHLTSINRV from the coding sequence ATGACAACTACAAATACTAATCAAGACAAATCAAGCCAAGTCGTACAGTTTATACTGACGGCAGACTTGGGGGGTAGTTCAACCAAGGCGATCGCCCAGATTTATCCGGCGGGAGTGCCATTTGCATTGTGGATGAGTCCAGAAGTTGCCGATGTGGGAGAGGGTTCAACTAAACATTTAACTGTAGATGCGCTGCCTGATGATAGCGCTTGGGTGAGAATTGGTCAGGAATATTCTGTCTTAGGGAGTATTGCAAAAAGAGAGTTTGCTGGAACTGCGGCACTGCAAGATTTGAAGTCTGAATATGCCTTATCAAAGGTTGCTGGTTTGTTGTGGTTGGCTAAACGTCAAATAAATATAGATATTCACGAAATGTTTCTCCAGATTTTGCTACCACCTGGAGAAGAGAAGAATGTACAAGATTTGGCTAAAAAGTTTGTCTTGAATTATAGGCAAGGAGTAATAACGCCAACGGGAAGAATGAAAATTAAGATCAACAGCTTCAAAATTCTTCCTGAAGGAACAGGTATTATTTCTTTCAGGAATCGCGCTCTAGGTAATGTATTTTCTCAAAAAAATATAGGATTGTTAATGCTGGGTCATCGTAATGCCAGTTTTACCCTTTCAGAAAAAGGGAAAGTAGCAAAGAAAGAATCAACAGACTTGCGGATGAATTGGGTGTTACAAAAGTTTGTCGAACGTACTAGCGTAGGACTATCGAAAGATGATCCGTGTATAGCTGCGGCTTTAGTGGAGGCAAGTAAAGGTAATTTCACTGCATTACGAAATTTGTCACGTAGGAATACACCATCAGGAATTAACTCGGATTTAGAGTTGTTTAAATCAGTTTTAGAAGTGGTTCGGGATGAATACTGTCGAGCATTGCTGCGGTGGGTGAAAAACCATGCAGGGTTAGACGAAGTTCTGATCTGTGGTGGTACTGGTGAGTTTGTGCGTCGAGAATTGACACAATATTTTCAAACAGAAAGCATCCCTATCGTTTGGAATGGTGGAGTAGTTATTCCCAAATCGTTAGATACCGTTGGCTTGGGTGAGCGACTGGCTGATGTTTGGGCAACTCATATTAGTTATGTGAGAGTGCTGGATGAAAATTTTTGCTATGAGCGCAAACAGAAATTAGTACCAGATTCTTATTCCCCAGCAGTTAATCATCTCACTTCAATCAATAGAGTGTAG
- a CDS encoding P63C domain-containing protein, translated as MANKDFTSAQAVEFYIGNYRFDAIRIIETKEYRMSQSQILDPIGIKRNWLTRLQFSLPRVYQILMEQGLDPFTVSAAYTVNKTRISAVTRSLKDVRIIWRYFDKQGNASASLLVDALAEDSLKSRFEQVWGEERTVLERRADDCRILSSPCPWTRVFETEFESNLARISKLHKKHIQNGKYYWEFIYSWMTPEEKAKLDIVNPVVTNGRRKYKIHQMLSFETKERLTPHVTSILILMKSANSVAELRRLVQRQYGVDQPNLFDGWNVQ; from the coding sequence ATGGCTAATAAAGATTTTACATCGGCACAAGCCGTTGAGTTTTACATTGGCAATTATCGCTTTGATGCCATTAGGATTATTGAGACGAAAGAATACCGAATGTCTCAAAGTCAAATACTTGACCCTATTGGTATAAAACGGAACTGGTTGACCCGTTTACAGTTTAGTTTGCCTCGTGTGTATCAAATACTGATGGAGCAAGGATTAGACCCGTTTACAGTTTCAGCAGCATATACGGTTAACAAAACTCGAATTAGTGCTGTGACAAGAAGTTTGAAAGACGTTCGGATCATCTGGCGTTATTTCGATAAACAGGGAAATGCTTCAGCGAGTTTATTGGTTGATGCACTGGCGGAGGACTCACTCAAAAGTAGGTTTGAGCAAGTATGGGGTGAGGAGAGGACAGTTTTAGAAAGACGCGCAGATGATTGCCGCATTCTTTCTAGTCCTTGTCCCTGGACGCGAGTTTTTGAGACTGAATTTGAGTCCAATTTGGCAAGAATCAGTAAGCTGCATAAAAAGCACATCCAAAACGGCAAGTACTACTGGGAGTTTATCTATAGTTGGATGACACCAGAAGAAAAAGCCAAACTCGACATTGTAAATCCCGTTGTAACTAACGGACGAAGGAAATACAAGATTCATCAAATGCTTTCATTTGAAACAAAGGAGAGATTGACACCACACGTCACCTCAATTTTAATCTTGATGAAATCCGCTAATTCAGTAGCAGAACTGCGGCGATTGGTACAACGGCAATATGGTGTTGATCAGCCGAATCTATTTGATGGGTGGAATGTGCAATAG
- a CDS encoding sigma-70 domain-containing protein → MKKADIELFQTLRRKPTITEISTVLDVSSKQISECLNAFRPLLSLELRIGEEQETQLQEILPDERISAQEYVTLECLQSDLQDLSKKADGSRLSWQKEILLPARRRDNHGTWV, encoded by the coding sequence ATCAAAAAAGCAGATATCGAACTTTTTCAAACCTTGAGACGAAAGCCCACTATTACAGAAATAAGTACGGTTCTTGACGTATCCTCTAAGCAAATCTCCGAATGTCTAAACGCGTTTCGTCCGCTACTTTCTTTAGAGTTAAGAATTGGAGAGGAGCAAGAAACTCAACTACAAGAGATATTGCCTGACGAAAGAATCTCCGCACAAGAGTACGTTACTCTAGAATGTCTCCAGTCAGATTTGCAGGATTTATCAAAAAAGGCAGATGGCAGCAGGCTCAGTTGGCAGAAGGAAATTCTGCTTCCTGCCCGACGCCGTGACAATCATGGAACTTGGGTCTAA
- a CDS encoding ParB/RepB/Spo0J family partition protein: MTKKDVVYSAKLKHANPLDLIFSDGDSELTTPKNQAANIKPERIRLDPTQPRRYFERKKLEELTQSIKVVGILEPLLVRPLENGDYELIAGERRLIAAGMADLEEVPVVIKEMDDATVKQVRLIENLQREDLNAYEETIGILELLVLRLKMSQYEVVRLLNRMEKANRKKADNVIRSDEVAIVEGVFMAFGKLSPESFRTNRLPLLNLPDEIQQALSQGKIEYTKARAIAKLQIDEDRKQLLSQAIDNNLSLVEIQQLVRNILSKEEGNDNPPLLKYQYKELSKQLASSKVWDNPKKKKALEKLLNQIKIILEEQEESTEN; the protein is encoded by the coding sequence GTGACTAAAAAAGACGTAGTATATAGTGCAAAGCTTAAACATGCTAACCCTCTTGATTTAATATTTAGCGATGGTGATTCTGAACTAACTACACCGAAAAATCAAGCTGCTAACATCAAACCAGAGCGAATTAGGTTAGACCCAACCCAACCGCGACGCTATTTTGAGCGTAAGAAGTTAGAGGAACTCACGCAGTCCATAAAAGTGGTAGGAATACTTGAACCCTTGCTAGTGCGTCCTTTAGAAAATGGGGACTATGAACTTATTGCAGGGGAACGCCGCCTCATTGCAGCAGGAATGGCTGATTTAGAAGAAGTACCTGTTGTCATCAAGGAAATGGATGATGCTACTGTAAAACAGGTTAGATTAATTGAAAACTTGCAGCGTGAAGATTTAAATGCCTACGAAGAAACTATCGGGATTTTAGAATTACTTGTTTTACGGTTGAAGATGTCGCAGTATGAGGTCGTAAGGCTCCTCAATCGTATGGAGAAAGCTAATCGAAAAAAGGCGGATAACGTTATCCGCTCAGATGAGGTTGCAATAGTTGAGGGTGTATTTATGGCGTTTGGCAAACTGTCCCCTGAATCATTCCGAACAAATCGCTTGCCTCTATTAAACCTGCCTGATGAAATTCAGCAAGCTTTATCTCAAGGTAAAATTGAATATACAAAAGCCAGAGCGATTGCAAAACTCCAAATTGACGAAGATCGGAAACAATTACTTAGTCAAGCAATAGATAATAATTTATCACTAGTTGAAATTCAACAATTAGTACGGAACATTCTGAGTAAAGAGGAAGGTAATGATAATCCCCCATTACTTAAATATCAATATAAAGAATTAAGTAAACAGCTAGCTTCATCTAAAGTTTGGGATAATCCGAAGAAAAAGAAAGCTTTGGAGAAATTGCTTAATCAAATAAAAATTATTTTAGAAGAACAAGAGGAGAGTACTGAAAATTAA
- a CDS encoding ParA family protein, with protein sequence MSKTIIIALFNQSGGVAKTTLTQNLGYHLASNQNRVLVVDMDPQASLTNFMGVDPESLEKTLYNAIIDEEPLFIYPETIHEMNLVPTNITLSAAELLLPTADAREYRLKEALAPIKPEFDFILIDCPPSLGILSILSLTAATHLVVPIQCQFKSFLGTDLLLDTVGRVRKKLNKNLEIAGFIPTMLDSRTAQETRTVNAIQDQLSQIATIYPAIPKSIAFADASERRIPLAVYDKNHAALKAMNKIVKDLEKLKV encoded by the coding sequence GTGAGCAAAACTATTATCATTGCGTTATTTAACCAATCAGGGGGCGTTGCTAAGACTACTCTTACTCAAAACCTGGGTTATCATCTAGCTTCTAATCAAAACCGTGTCCTAGTTGTTGATATGGACCCACAGGCAAGCCTAACGAATTTTATGGGAGTAGACCCAGAGAGTTTAGAAAAAACACTCTACAACGCCATTATTGATGAAGAACCGCTATTTATCTATCCAGAAACCATTCATGAGATGAATTTGGTTCCCACAAATATCACCCTTAGTGCAGCTGAACTTCTCTTACCTACTGCTGATGCAAGAGAATATCGTCTCAAAGAAGCCCTAGCACCTATTAAACCTGAGTTCGACTTTATCTTAATTGACTGCCCGCCTTCTTTGGGTATTCTTAGTATCCTCAGCTTAACTGCGGCTACACATCTAGTTGTGCCTATTCAATGCCAATTTAAATCTTTTCTTGGCACTGACCTTTTACTTGACACTGTTGGACGAGTTCGTAAAAAACTCAATAAAAATTTAGAAATTGCTGGATTTATCCCTACGATGCTTGATAGCCGTACAGCACAGGAAACTCGTACTGTTAACGCTATACAAGATCAGCTTTCGCAAATAGCAACAATATATCCTGCTATCCCAAAATCAATTGCATTTGCCGATGCTTCTGAACGTCGGATTCCATTGGCTGTGTATGATAAAAATCATGCAGCACTTAAAGCCATGAATAAGATTGTTAAAGATTTAGAAAAACTAAAAGTGTAA
- a CDS encoding cytochrome P450, which translates to MSQSKPSLTTIRSMKHLSDYNFFDPEVLVCPYEFYKLAQEEAPIMELPSPKTGAKLFLVTHYDLVIEILKDTRVFSSNFSTLLAGKEEHDPELQKISDQGWPQMNTLLTADPPEHERFRSLVNKAFTSSRINKMRDLIEQIVDELIDSFIDRGKCEFVSEFAVPLPLKVIAQQLGVPQADLPNFKQWSDAFIARLGQILSREQEIECAKDVVAFQHYFHDVMESRQKQPQDDLITDLIQAKVDGERSLDTAELLSIIQQILVAGNETLTSALAAGMLLLTNNKEQIPLVQTDISLLENFVEEVLRMESPTAGMWRVVTEDTKLRDVDLKAGSLVMLRFDAANRDSIKFIQGERFDVRRHNASNHLSFGHGIHFCLGAMLARKEMQIAYGRLLIRLKDIRLAQEGYQYLPNVLMRTLKHLYIEFDKAT; encoded by the coding sequence ATGAGTCAAAGCAAACCATCACTGACTACCATTAGAAGCATGAAGCATCTGTCAGACTACAACTTCTTTGACCCAGAAGTGCTTGTGTGCCCTTATGAATTCTACAAGCTGGCACAGGAGGAAGCACCAATTATGGAGCTGCCTAGTCCCAAAACGGGAGCAAAACTCTTTCTCGTTACCCACTATGACTTAGTGATCGAAATTCTTAAAGATACAAGAGTATTCTCTAGCAATTTTTCTACTTTACTAGCAGGCAAAGAAGAACATGATCCGGAGTTGCAAAAAATTTCGGATCAAGGCTGGCCTCAGATGAACACCCTACTGACGGCAGATCCACCAGAACACGAGCGATTTCGCTCGCTGGTGAATAAGGCATTCACCTCGTCGCGGATCAACAAAATGCGTGACTTGATTGAGCAGATTGTTGATGAACTCATCGACAGTTTCATTGATCGCGGTAAGTGTGAATTCGTCAGTGAATTTGCTGTACCTTTACCGCTGAAAGTTATTGCTCAACAGTTAGGTGTGCCGCAAGCAGATTTGCCAAACTTTAAGCAATGGTCTGATGCTTTTATTGCGCGTTTAGGTCAGATACTTTCTAGAGAGCAGGAGATCGAGTGTGCTAAAGATGTTGTCGCTTTCCAGCATTATTTTCATGATGTCATGGAGTCACGCCAAAAACAGCCTCAAGATGATTTGATCACTGACTTGATACAGGCGAAAGTGGATGGAGAGCGCTCACTCGACACTGCTGAACTGCTGAGTATAATTCAGCAAATATTAGTGGCAGGCAATGAGACTCTCACCAGTGCGCTCGCAGCTGGAATGTTGTTACTGACAAACAATAAAGAGCAGATTCCCTTGGTACAAACAGATATTTCCCTGTTAGAGAACTTTGTTGAAGAAGTTCTACGAATGGAAAGTCCGACAGCAGGAATGTGGCGAGTTGTGACCGAAGATACAAAACTAAGAGACGTTGATCTTAAAGCTGGGTCTTTAGTGATGCTCCGCTTCGATGCTGCTAACCGCGACTCCATAAAATTTATTCAGGGTGAGCGCTTCGATGTGCGCCGCCATAATGCCAGCAACCACCTATCTTTTGGTCATGGGATTCATTTTTGTTTGGGCGCTATGCTTGCTCGAAAGGAAATGCAGATCGCCTATGGGCGTTTGCTAATACGGTTGAAGGACATTCGCTTGGCACAAGAAGGATATCAGTACTTACCGAACGTACTCATGCGGACACTGAAGCACCTCTATATTGAGTTTGACAAGGCAACATGA
- a CDS encoding plasmid replication protein, CyRepA1 family: protein MGEAKRRRLLDANYGKSKQPYSRQKTTCEILNQQTAQEVASVYDFIIDDYELTKHHLILPVPLDQGDAADVINIIDPLEKAGELKEVLPKNSLPLTPIPFISPSVAPPSNQNPNSQLAPNHWHEWVVNSGVDPIVTELNVRSLSGSEIYEYLLYALPHTARRNDGRLRDSYLQRYAHINSAWWASGLDPHNDWLAMDWGRMKPDNPRAYWDKETQEPTQKPVKYESPPKTPNRVTYLRVPLHIWKLVSLRYNVPMPELITVTPEGEALGFWAWVMAHPEIPVILTEGEKKEGCLLTLGYVAIALPGIWNGRVGKEDLEYLHPDLVPMAQKGRKFTILFDYETKPKTKQQIFQATRRTASVIIQQGCHCVVALLPGPEKGIDDWVVALGKKADKAVSTMIADALTIKEYQQRFFINRARGLRKFKPNVIVNTRYLSTVIRSLPQSGLVGLASDMGTGKTEILAMIRRENPDLSFLNNGHRVTLLKNLSDRLQTAMYSAMSCGDWAKAKALSITVDSLYKMANDLQAYDILFIDEACQYLAHLLKSKTCKEHRGAILEVLEYLVYNAKLVVLADAHLDDLTIEFFMQMRPAGEKPYIIKNEYRSGGRQVFWYEGKNSSAIVAEFHAQLMSGQKLMMVSDSKRFIKKLERALNDGSAIDDADDTPESAEDRKLRVWAIHSENSGSEENVIFIREINVAIKDIDAFLITPSLGTGVDISSYHFDAVFGVFHAVSQSATECAQQLWRYRPDVPMYVWVAPRPPFGYAETNARRIKEKILQKNEMTAFLIRIDRETGRRGAEKDWALDASCQIEAQRNWSINNLRADLRSLLQEMGNTIIPLGDGGDESASRWMKAAGIAIDSEHYRKVANAKDIDRRTYNSRQHQDYLKPEEVLECEKFRIQDTYGMNVTPELVEQDDGGRLIKKIVALEAILAAPGEMITDDQGREIIAPPPVVAERDKSERERLAICTDWSNHSTAWLMRHRLGLRAVLMDLMAGVEIKGDEAMIQVLAEFSKRNASHVKGILNLTIPLDESPVWILGQYLSQLGLSTKSRRPLEDGKRVRYYRLNTEDVEFVQKVLDYRQRQREEKERKRQESLERDAAYAARMQSQYGINPPSTPPKHEDGSNNWGGMDTDAEPSDSWWDKVKYYARLVIERVENGVDKVKELLSTLTIDERWGVMLEFDEICPDRFAQLVDGAPDWVEWMT from the coding sequence ATGGGAGAAGCAAAACGCCGTCGCTTACTAGATGCCAATTACGGCAAATCTAAACAACCCTATAGTCGTCAAAAAACCACTTGTGAAATTCTCAACCAACAAACTGCACAAGAGGTTGCATCTGTTTATGATTTCATAATTGACGATTACGAATTGACAAAACATCATCTAATTTTGCCTGTGCCATTAGACCAAGGTGATGCTGCTGATGTAATCAACATAATTGATCCACTTGAAAAAGCAGGGGAGCTTAAGGAAGTTCTTCCCAAAAACTCTCTACCCCTTACCCCAATTCCTTTTATTTCCCCCAGCGTTGCGCCTCCTAGCAATCAAAATCCCAATAGTCAGCTAGCTCCTAACCATTGGCATGAATGGGTAGTCAATTCTGGCGTTGACCCCATAGTTACCGAGCTAAATGTCCGCTCTCTAAGTGGTTCGGAAATCTACGAATATCTTTTATACGCTCTCCCCCACACTGCAAGACGTAACGATGGGCGATTACGTGATAGCTACTTACAGCGATACGCCCACATTAATAGTGCATGGTGGGCAAGTGGACTTGACCCTCATAACGATTGGCTTGCGATGGATTGGGGACGAATGAAACCCGACAATCCCCGCGCTTATTGGGACAAGGAAACCCAAGAACCAACCCAAAAGCCTGTCAAATACGAGTCACCCCCCAAAACCCCCAACCGAGTTACCTACCTGAGAGTTCCCCTCCATATCTGGAAACTGGTGTCCCTCCGCTATAACGTGCCGATGCCAGAACTAATCACCGTTACCCCAGAAGGTGAAGCTTTAGGGTTTTGGGCTTGGGTCATGGCACATCCAGAAATCCCTGTAATCCTTACCGAAGGCGAGAAGAAGGAAGGTTGCTTGCTGACTCTTGGCTATGTAGCGATCGCCCTCCCTGGAATCTGGAACGGTCGAGTGGGCAAGGAAGATTTGGAATACCTCCACCCCGATTTAGTCCCAATGGCTCAAAAGGGGCGTAAGTTCACCATTCTCTTCGACTATGAAACCAAACCCAAAACCAAACAGCAGATTTTTCAAGCCACACGTCGCACAGCTTCAGTAATTATACAACAGGGGTGTCATTGTGTTGTGGCTCTACTGCCAGGGCCAGAAAAAGGAATTGACGATTGGGTTGTAGCTCTGGGGAAAAAGGCTGACAAAGCAGTGTCTACCATGATTGCTGACGCTCTGACTATAAAGGAGTACCAGCAAAGATTTTTCATCAATCGCGCCAGGGGACTTCGCAAATTCAAACCCAATGTAATAGTCAATACCCGCTATCTTTCCACAGTCATCCGCTCTCTGCCTCAATCTGGGTTAGTTGGTTTGGCTTCTGACATGGGTACTGGCAAGACTGAAATCTTGGCAATGATTAGAAGAGAGAACCCAGACTTGAGCTTTTTGAATAACGGGCATCGCGTTACCCTGCTCAAGAATCTCAGCGATCGCCTACAAACTGCCATGTATTCCGCTATGTCTTGCGGTGACTGGGCTAAAGCAAAGGCTCTCAGCATCACGGTAGACTCACTGTATAAAATGGCGAACGATTTACAGGCTTATGACATTTTATTTATAGACGAAGCCTGTCAGTATCTTGCCCACTTGCTCAAGTCCAAAACCTGCAAGGAACACCGGGGGGCTATTTTGGAGGTGTTGGAGTATCTGGTCTACAATGCCAAACTCGTTGTCTTAGCAGATGCCCACTTAGATGATCTGACCATTGAGTTTTTTATGCAAATGCGACCGGCTGGCGAAAAACCCTACATCATCAAAAACGAATATCGCTCTGGTGGTCGTCAGGTTTTTTGGTACGAAGGTAAAAACAGCAGTGCAATCGTTGCCGAGTTTCACGCTCAACTGATGTCAGGTCAAAAACTGATGATGGTCAGCGACAGCAAGCGGTTCATCAAAAAACTGGAACGAGCGCTCAATGATGGTTCAGCAATTGATGACGCTGATGATACACCGGAATCAGCCGAAGACCGCAAGTTACGAGTGTGGGCGATTCACTCGGAAAATAGTGGCTCTGAGGAGAACGTCATTTTTATCAGGGAGATTAACGTAGCTATTAAGGATATTGATGCTTTTTTAATTACTCCCAGTCTCGGCACAGGGGTTGACATTTCCAGCTATCATTTTGATGCCGTGTTTGGTGTGTTTCATGCTGTCTCGCAGTCGGCTACAGAATGCGCTCAACAGTTATGGCGGTATCGTCCAGATGTCCCCATGTATGTTTGGGTTGCACCGCGCCCTCCCTTTGGTTACGCCGAAACTAATGCCCGTCGCATCAAGGAGAAAATTCTTCAAAAAAACGAGATGACTGCCTTTCTCATCCGCATTGACAGAGAGACAGGCAGACGTGGTGCAGAGAAGGACTGGGCATTAGATGCTAGTTGTCAGATTGAGGCACAGCGCAATTGGTCTATCAATAATTTACGGGCTGATTTGCGATCGCTTCTTCAAGAAATGGGGAATACGATTATTCCTTTGGGCGACGGTGGTGATGAAAGTGCTTCTCGCTGGATGAAGGCGGCTGGTATTGCCATCGATTCGGAGCATTATCGCAAGGTGGCCAATGCCAAAGATATTGACAGGAGGACTTACAACAGCAGGCAGCACCAAGACTATCTCAAGCCAGAGGAGGTGCTGGAGTGTGAAAAGTTCCGTATACAGGATACTTACGGGATGAACGTAACCCCGGAACTGGTTGAGCAAGATGACGGGGGGCGCTTAATTAAGAAAATTGTCGCACTTGAAGCGATATTGGCAGCACCGGGTGAAATGATTACCGATGACCAGGGACGTGAAATTATTGCACCGCCGCCTGTGGTTGCCGAACGCGATAAATCGGAACGGGAGCGTCTCGCCATTTGCACGGACTGGAGCAATCATTCTACCGCGTGGCTTATGCGTCATCGGCTGGGACTCAGGGCGGTGTTGATGGATCTGATGGCTGGGGTTGAGATTAAAGGCGATGAGGCGATGATTCAGGTTTTGGCTGAGTTCTCCAAACGCAACGCATCTCACGTCAAAGGTATCCTCAACCTGACCATTCCCCTTGATGAATCTCCTGTATGGATTTTGGGACAGTATCTTTCTCAACTTGGACTATCCACCAAATCACGGCGACCGCTTGAAGATGGTAAGCGCGTTAGGTATTATCGGCTGAATACGGAGGATGTAGAGTTTGTCCAAAAGGTGCTGGATTATCGTCAACGGCAGAGGGAGGAGAAGGAACGCAAACGCCAAGAGTCACTTGAGCGAGATGCGGCTTACGCAGCTAGGATGCAGTCTCAGTATGGGATTAATCCTCCGTCCACACCCCCCAAACATGAAGATGGAAGTAATAATTGGGGGGGTATGGACACAGATGCAGAACCCAGTGATTCTTGGTGGGATAAAGTTAAATATTATGCTCGGCTAGTGATTGAACGGGTGGAGAATGGGGTTGACAAGGTTAAAGAATTACTCAGTACCCTAACGATTGATGAACGGTGGGGGGTGATGCTCGAATTTGACGAGATTTGCCCAGACAGATTTGCTCAACTGGTGGACGGAGCGCCTGATTGGGTGGAATGGATGACATAA